Below is a genomic region from Raphanus sativus cultivar WK10039 chromosome 4, ASM80110v3, whole genome shotgun sequence.
TTGCTGCTGCAGGTAGAAGAAACAACATGGCTACTACAAGCGATGAGAGTTCGGTAGTTTGGGATCCAGAAGCTGGCAGGtttgtatcttcttcttctcttcagaCTCCTGGAACAGAACTGGCTGCTtttggaggtggtggtggtggttctcTTGCTGCTGCTAACGAACGTCTCGGCAGCGTGACTTCTTCCGGGAGTGATGGTAGCAGAAGGGTCAGAGGTAACGCTTTAACTGGTCACTTCCAACAGGTTAGATCACAGAGAGGAGAGCAGCTTCCAGTGTTTATGCCTTCTGATTCTCAACTGCAGAGACATGTATCTTCTAGGTTCCAGTAGAATCATTTGTAGTCTGTAGGtgacaaactttttttttttaattgaagtttttttatttttctcaaaagtCTAAACGTTGTTAAGAGACATAAGTAAGTTCAGCTATAACAAAGCTTAACATATCTTTGATTCATTAGATTCAATATGTACTTTGGTGTTATTATATACGTTTAAAGATGCAAGAACATCAAAGTcgttgtagtatagtggtaagtattcccgcctgtcacgcgggtgacccgggttcgatccccggcaacggcgttCTTTATTTTCCCCCTTCTTAGtgctttttttaatttgaatatttaatttatttatcaataatttGAAATTCCCCGTAAATGCGCCAAGTCGTTCATCTCCCCCTACATTTCAGATACTGAAAAACCATTAGAGAACATAGGAATCAGCCCCATAAACAAACGTCAAAAGCAAATTtcccaaaatataaataaataaaacaattctCCATCACCACGACGGAGAAATATCCCCTCCGTGACTGCATGTTCCCCACCGTCTATTCGCCctataaaactgttattttTATAATCGCAAAACACATAAGAAGAGAGAAATGGCagggggaggaggaggaggaggcgacGGAGAAGGACCGAGAGAGCTGGATCAGACCCCAACATGGGCCGTCTCCACCGTTTGTGGCGTTATCATCTTGATCTCTATCATCTTGGAGCTCATGCTTCACAAAATCGGAACGGTACGTAAATCTCTAAAACGATCACCAGCAaatctacatttttttttgcatataacAACACCATCTCACATACATTGGATCGTCGTTTCTCAGATGTTCGagaggaaaaagaagaaagccTTGTTCGAAGCTCTTCTAAAGATCAAAACCGGTACCGTGATTCTCAAGGAAAATAAGAAAGCCCTAAAACTGAtatgaaattgattttttttttttatactttctttatttttgggGGCAGAGCTAATGGTTTTGGGATTCATTTCGCTGCTACTAACATTCGGACAAAACTACATCGCAAGCTTGTGCGTGGCGTCGAAATACGGTAACGCTATGTCCTTCTGTGGTCCGTACGATGGTCCATCAGGTGAAGCTAAGAAGGTAAAGGACACCGATCACATGCAGAGGCATCTTCTCTCCCTTCAACGCCGTGTTTTGGCTGGAGGTGCTCCTGCTGAGTGCAAGAAGGTCATACCCATCTCTCCCTCATGACTCTTTTGCCTTATTATTACAAAAAGATTCTCTatgttgatgttgttgttgttttcaggGTTATGTGCCGCTTATATCACTCAACGCGTTGCACCAAGTGCAtatctttatcttcttcttggCTGTGTTTCATGTCATTTATAGTGCTATTACCATGATGCTTGGAAGAGCAAAGGTATATAcgtgtatatataaattacaatGTTTGATCAAGGTGGTGGTGACATAACTCATGGCTTTTGTACATGCAGATTCGTGGATGGAAAGTATGGGAGGAAGAGGTCGTTAATGATCATGAAATGATGGATGGTTAGATTATTATGATTTCAGATTTGGTCGATATCATATATTAGGAAACATATtaacaatttgtttttatttatttttgggttaaattattaacaatttttttttgattcatgTAATCTATAGATCCTTCAAGATTTAGGCTCACACACGAGACATCTTTTGTTCGGGAGCATGTTAATACTTGGGCTAGGAACAGATTCTCCTTCTACgttgtatgatttttttttgagcttCGTTTTATTCCCCTTTCTTGTGTCTAAAGCAAGAGAAAGGTCTCTTATTACTTTATGTTCTTCTTGCAGATGTGTTTCTTCCGTCAGATGCTGAGATCTGTAAGAAAATCTGACTACTTGACTATGCGTCATGGGTTCATTAGTGTAAGTTTCTTTCTAAATCACGCAACCAATCTAATTGAAATTCTTCTTTTGAGACtaattttgtttccaaaaatCATTTTGTCACTTAGGTCCATTTGGCACCCGGGATGAAGTTTAATTTCCAAAAATACATCAAAAGGTCATTAGAAGATGACTTCAAAGTAGTCGTGGGTATCAGGTAACTCCGAAcattgctttcttcttcttacacTAATATTCATGTTTCTGATGCAATTTTACAATCTCTCCAGTCCCGCGCTATGGGCTTTTGTAATGATCTTTTTACTCGTTGATGTTCATGGTTAGTCtctttttacatatatatatattcgtgtTATAATATTCTTCAACATATGTACTAGAGCTTATAATCTCATTGTTTTGGTATAACCTTTTAGGGTGGTATGTTACTGCTGTGATTACCATGATTCCTCCAGTTGTAAGTGACTCAAAAGATACCTTGTTGCTTTTGCTTCTATTAAAAGAACAATATAGAGAAAGTTTATGAGCTTACTGACAAATTGTGTATGGTTTGAAAAGTTGACATTAGCGATAGGAACCAAGCTTCAGGCCATTATATCAGACATGGCTTTGGAGATTCAAGAGAGACATGCAGTGATACAAGGGATGCCACTAGTCAATGTCTCTGACCGACATTTCTGGTTCGCTCGTCCCGCTTTAGTCCTCCATATCATCCATTTCATTCTCTTCCAGGTACTTTTAACGGCTTATAAAAGTGGACCGATTGATAAGGTACTGTGTCTATGTTCTAATGAGCTTAACTTGATTGCTCAGAATGCTTTTGAGATCACCTACTTCTTCTGGATATgggtaaatatattaatatatacacaCAACTCTCTTCTTCCTATGATGATCTTTGTTTAGTTCTCTTATTCTTCTTCGGTTGTTGCAGTATGAGTTCGGATTAAGGTCATGTTTTCATCACCATTTCATCCTCATAATCATACGTGTGTGCCTAGGGTGAGTCCTTTTTGGTTTACTTGACATAGAAGAAACACGGTTTTTCGAAACAACCATacttaaaagtatttttaatgCAGTGTGGGAGTACAGTTTCTTTGTAGTTACATCACACTCCCTCTCTACGCTCTCGTAACTCAGGCATGtcaaagttttatttaatacatCACTCTGTCTCTTTGAGAGTTTGGTTTAAGCTTTTACTTAATAAGGAGATATATGTTTCTTTCAGATGGGATCAACGATGAAGCGATCAGTGTTTGATGATCAAACATCAAAGGCATTAAAGATGTGGCATAGGAAtgcaaagaaaaagaatgaaacGTCAGGTCCAGTGCCTACACCCCGACCTAGAACCGGCGGCGACATTGAGTCTGCTCCGGCTAACATCACCGCCAGTGTTGATAATAAGGAAGGAGATCAGGGTCGTGGACCTGATGACCTATTAAGCGCTCCCTAGAACCAGTTCGGTTCTAGACACTATACTTTTCCACTTAACCGGCTGACTCAATAACTATTAcacaatttatattattattattataggtTTTTAagcatttattttatgtaattatttgtTGTATAACAATAGTTCGATTTTGTACAGCCTACCAATGGACATAATATAAATCTGACCTATATATCCTACAAGCTCGGGTTTAGCATGATTGATTACATTTAGCAACCTACCTTAGTGGTAAAATTGGTGTAGTAACATGTTTAAGCGATAACATATGTGATAGATAACCTATTTgcggatttttttttgtcataaccAATTTGAGTAAtgattatctctttcttttttcctaTTTGATCTTCAGATACGATTTAGAAATCTAAAACTTGCAACCTTAAAATGCAGAAACATGCAGAAACACACGAAAGACTTTCACAGAAGCAGAACAAATGCtataaatatacaaaaccaGTGTTACTGGTGCTACCAATAACTAAAATAAGTAAACTTCAATCGATTGCAATACGAACAGAAAGAAACATTTATGTCTAAGGCTATAGAGAATCAAATCCACACAATATTGTGAATTCGAAACATGACAACTATTGAATTATACAATATCTTTTATGTTTTACTCCAAATTGAAAGCTTTCCTCATCTTAGTGACTCTCATTATTTTCTCGAAAAAGAAACGATACGACTCAATATCTTTTACTTCTGGCTCATATTACACAGACCACAAAACCTCCAGAAATCTCAGCAAACATCCCAGAGATGTAACTCAGCTAATTCACGCATTTCTCCACACGACAGTACACATACCAAATGAAGATTCTAGTTCCTTTAGTGTGTGATACGTGTAAGGTCTTCTGTTAGCTAAACCATAACGTGACCTCTTTGCCTATGACCCGGTCTGCGATCTGACATTCCACGAACATTGTGTGCATGTCGTTATATGTTAAACTGATTTACGTAATTAGTTTTGAGCATATGCGAGAAATTTCAAACTGATGTCTTTCCAAtccaagtctttttttttgtatttttctgttAAACTATTCAAACCAAAGCTATACGCTAGAAAAATCAACTAACGTGGATTTCATTCCATTATTTGAATGGCAGTTAGCCACTCTTAGCCATATATTTTTTCCAAGCTAGAATACAAAGACTTCAACTTAGCTCTAACTTCTTGTAAGTCAAGTCGTGTGGGTGACATAGCTCCAGTTGAAACCTACATATCACTATTTAAACCACCAGCCTTCTCTCTCACTTTTCttataccaaaataaattttcttcaaAAGTTTCATAAAAACCATGTCTGAATCACTTGTgcgttttctttttctctcgCTAATCTTTCTCTGTTATATCTCCCCTTCAAGCTCCTTTGATTTACACTTAGATTATAGTGGTTATGTTGCTTGTCGTCCCCATAAGGCTCAAGCTCTCACCGAGTTTATGAACGAGTTTGATAGCAGCCAGTGCAACCTCAGTGATCCCTTTAATGGAGTCTGGTGCGATAACTCGACCGGTGCGGTCACAATGATACGACTCACGGCTTGTCTCAGTGGAACTTTAAATCCCAACAGTAGCTTATTCAGGTTACACCATCTTCGTTACCTTGACGTCAATCGAAACAACTTCAGCTCTTCTTCACTTCCTCCTGAATTTGGCAGTCTCGACAGGTTAGAGGTCTTATCTCTTAACAGGAATGGATTTGTAGGCCAAGTTCCTTCCTCATTTAGTAGCCTAAGCCATCTTTCTGTTTTAGATCTTACCGGAAACGAGCTCACTGGTAGTTTCCCACTTGTAGGAAATTTAACAAAGCTCTCATATTTAAGCCTTTGTAATAATCGTTTCTATGGAACTCTGAATCCCAACAGTACTAAACTGTTTGAGTTGCACCACCTCCGTTATCTTTATCTAGGTTACAACAACTTCAGTTCATCAATCCCTTCTGAGTTTGGAAATCTCAACAAACTTGAGATCTTGTCTCTCAAGTCCAATGATTTTTCCGGGCAAGTTCCTCCCACAATTAGTAACCTAAGCTCGTTAAAGGAGTTGTCCCTTCAAGACAACAGGCTCACTGGTAGTTTTCCACTTGTACGAAATCTAACCATGCTATCTGTTCTAAATCTTGAAGATAACCACTTCTCTGGAACCATTCCATCTTCTCTCACCACTATTCCATTCTTGTCAGAACTCGGTTTAAGTGGAAACGATTTCATCGGTTCTATTGAATTTCCTAACACCTCCAGGCTCGAGTACTTGTACCTTGGGGATAAccattttgaaagaaaaataatagaGCCTATCTCAAAGCTCACCAACCTCAAGGATCTTAAACTTTCTTTCTTAAACACAAGCTACCCAATTGACTTAAacctcttctcctctctcaaATCTTTGGTGTACCTCGATCTTTCCGGTAATAGAATATCTCCAGGCAGTTTAGGTTCAAAGTTAGACATATCAGAAAACTTGGAGGATTTGAGATTATCAGGCTGTGGCATCAGTGAGTTCCCAAATATCTTCAAGATCCTTCTGAAATtggaatatataaaaatttcaggAAACAGTATCAAAGGGAAAGTCCCTGAGTGGTTATGGAAGCTTCCTCGTCTGAACACATTGTATCTTTCAAATAATTCGTTTAGTGGTTTCGAAGGTCCAGCGGATGTTTTGGTAAATTCATCGGTGAAGTATTTATTGATGGGGGAAAACCGTTTTGAAGGAGCAATTCCTGCTCTACCACTCTCTATCAACATTTTTTCTGCCTCAGACAACAGATTCACGGGGAGCATACCCCTTTCAATCTGCAATTGTAGATCTCTTACGGATTTGACGCTATCTTACAACAACCTCACGGGTCCAATTCCTCAATGCTTGAGCAACTTGACGTTTGTGCATCTTCGGGCGAACAGCTTGGAAGGAAGTATCCCTGACGCCTTTTATAAGAGTGCTTCTCTGCAGACACTCGACCTTGGACACAATCGATTAACTGGGAAGCTTCCAAGATCTCTTCTGAACTGCTCATCTCTAGAGTTTCTAGTTGTTGAACACAACAGAATCAAAGACAAGTTTCCTTTCTGGCTCAAGGATTTGCCGAATTTGAAAGTCCTTATCCTCAGTTCAAACAAGTTCTATGGTTCTATATCTCCTCCTGATCAAGGTCCTCTCGAGTTTCCAGAGCTACGTATATTTGAGATATCTGATAATGAGTTTACTGGAAGCTTACCACCAAGGTATTTTGTCAATTGGAAAGCATCATCACTTACGTTGAATGAAGATGGTCTATATATGATACACAGAACAACTTCTGATGGGAATTCGTACTTTGCTGTCGTAGAGACTATAGATTTGCGATACAAAGGTCTATCCATGGAGCAACAGAATGTCGTTAATTCCTATGCCGCCATTGATTTTTCAGGGAATAGAATTGAAGGACACATTCCTGAATCCATTGGTCTTTTGAAAGCATTGATTGCACTCAACTTCTCAAACAACGCCTTCACAGGCCGTATTCCTCTGTCTTTCTCCAATCTGAGCAATCTCGAGTCACTAGACCTATCAAGAAACCAACTCTCAGGGACAATTCCAGGTGGACTTGGAAGCCTCTCATTTTTGGCGTACATAAATGTGTCTCACAACCAGCTCAAGGGTGAGATACCACAAGGAACACAGATTACTGGGCAAGCTAAATCTTCATTTGAAGGGAATGCAGGGCTTTGTGGTCTTCCTCTCCAGGACACTTGCTTTGGGATTAATGCACCACCAACACAACCACCAacgcaagaagaagaaaaggaagaagaagaacaagtgcTGAACTGGAAAGGCGTGGTTATTGGGTATGGATCTGGAGTGTTGCTTGGATTGGCAATCGCACAACTCATTTCTTCATACAAACCGGACTGGCTCGTCAAGATAATTGGTCCAAACAAGCACAGACACCGTTAGTACTGTTTCAGTTTTGAGTGTAATGGTTGAATGCTCATCTCCTTATGTTTTTCTCTATCATTATCTGATGTTTTGttctgtttcattttattttattttgttaaagggatttgttttgtttcatgtttTAAAGTAAATGATGTGTTTTGTAGTAATTTTCACACTGGAGTTCCTCGTCATCCTagaaattttatcattttttggtTTTGCATTTGATCTTTGAAGGTTCATTTATGGCTTGTTGACGTTACAACGAAGCAAATTTCCTTTGGTTTTaagtagggctgggcaaaaaatccgaacccgaaaaaccgaaccgaacccgatccgaaaaagtagcaccgaacccgaaccgaaattgattaaatatccgaacgggttcaaaatttcggtatttaaagaaccgaaaccgaacccgatccgaaccgaaatattttgggtacccgaatgtatccgaaataaatttatatacttaaatatatacattatttttatatataatgtatattaaaaatattaaaaatatataagatacctttaagttttccaaaatactcggaaaatatatgcaaatagtcaaaaataaatgtttaaaatagctaaagtatactgaaaacaccaaaatagttaaatatctattgattctttatctaaatattcaaagaaaactaatttatatgttaaaattaaggtattttgacatatatgttatgaaaatttatatgtaatatattatctttcttatagattttgaaaatttaaagtatataatgaattttgaagatttaaaaacattttaaatgggttatccgaacccgaaccgaacccgcaaagatccgaaccgaacccgaaccaaatttagaaatatccgaatggggctgaaatctttgaccccgaaaatccgaaacccgaatgaactgaaccgaaacccgaatgggtacccgaacgcccagccctagttttAAGCCATGTAtaattaaatatcaatatatatatatatatatatatatatatatatgattttgagCTATGTATAaatatctatactaataaagttgagttttttatttctttgggGAAAAATGTCATCTggcatttttcttttaataattaaaatcttttttcaattttgtttaatgtgttttggtgttaattgtgattaggtattagtttatttttgttattgacaatttattacaatgatgttttaattttggattggaattttaatttattatgaattttatgtcttgttttttagatttcataactcttatgttatatatatttttaagtacttttaactatttcttaatatttgtatgtcaaataaaaatacaaaatgaaaactaaagttaagtatttttaagaaaatttaaacataaaatagatacatatctaaactattactttatgtttgaaaatatttaaaatattaactttagtttttatatatttattttcatagcaaatatattattatagaataaaactaattcatttattaaaatacGGTTCACCCACGGTTGATCCAGTGATCCAGAGATCcggtaaatcgtccggttcaATGTCCGGATCGGGtgtcaaaacactggtttatagggtttctttgtatttgataTTGCTGATGGAGTATGGAGCCTCTgcgattctccttctttaacacAATCGACGTAACCGTCATATAATCTAGAAATTTCACTTATCCCACTCTAATAATGTAGTAATTGATAGCaattcaagtccaaaagactaacatttgaTCTATTGGTATTGTGACACATAAATTCTATGGTATCTTCCCATGTTACACTGtgcaaggaaaccaataacttccGTGATACATGTTatccgtgtttacattttaaaaaccgtgaacatgattaatatactcttaaaacttaactaaaaaaagtaacaaaaaaaagaatcattacttcAATTATGAGAGAAATTTAAAACGTTGTctggttgctaaagttatttaaaattgatgtaattATATAAACCACACACCACTCTCACCATTAATCCTTTGCACtacactaaccatttattgtcaaaaccattactaaatgcaacaagtcagcaaatccgaatgtcacagatagttagaaattgtctttctcatctatactaataaagttgagttttttatttccttggggaaaaatgccatgtggcattcttcttttaataattaaaatcatttctcacttttatttaatgtgttttggtgttaattgtgattaggtgttagtttatttttgttattgacaatttattacaatgatgttttaattttggattggaattttaatttattatgaattttatgtcttggtttttttagatttcataactcttatgttatatatatttttaagtacttttaactatttcttaatatttgtatgtcaaataaaaatacaaaatggaaactaaagttaagtatttttaagaaaatttaaacataaaatagatacatatctaaactattactttatgtttgaaaacatttaaaatattaactttagtttttatatatttattttcatggctaatatattattatagaataaaactaattcatttattaaaatgCGGTTCACCCACGGTTGATCCAGTGATCCAGAGATCcggtaaatcgtccggttcaATGTCCGGGTCGGGTGTCAAAACATTGGTTTATAgggtttctttgtatttgataTTGCTGATGGAGAATGGAGTCTCTgcgattctccttctttaacacAATCGACGTAACCGTCATATAATCTAGAAATTCCACTTATCCCattctaataatgtttagtaattgatagtgattcaagtccaaaagactaacatttggtctattggtatTGTGACACATAAATTCTATGGTATCTTCCCATGTTACACTGtgcaaggaaaccaataacttccGTGATGCATGTTATCcatgtttacattttaaaaaccgtgaacatgattaatatactcttaaaacttaactaaaaaaggtaacaaaaaaaagaatcattacttcaattctgagagaaat
It encodes:
- the LOC108849667 gene encoding receptor like protein 24; translation: MSESLVRFLFLSLIFLCYISPSSSFDLHLDYSGYVACRPHKAQALTEFMNEFDSSQCNLSDPFNGVWCDNSTGAVTMIRLTACLSGTLNPNSSLFRLHHLRYLDVNRNNFSSSSLPPEFGSLDRLEVLSLNRNGFVGQVPSSFSSLSHLSVLDLTGNELTGSFPLVGNLTKLSYLSLCNNRFYGTLNPNSTKLFELHHLRYLYLGYNNFSSSIPSEFGNLNKLEILSLKSNDFSGQVPPTISNLSSLKELSLQDNRLTGSFPLVRNLTMLSVLNLEDNHFSGTIPSSLTTIPFLSELGLSGNDFIGSIEFPNTSRLEYLYLGDNHFERKIIEPISKLTNLKDLKLSFLNTSYPIDLNLFSSLKSLVYLDLSGNRISPGSLGSKLDISENLEDLRLSGCGISEFPNIFKILLKLEYIKISGNSIKGKVPEWLWKLPRLNTLYLSNNSFSGFEGPADVLVNSSVKYLLMGENRFEGAIPALPLSINIFSASDNRFTGSIPLSICNCRSLTDLTLSYNNLTGPIPQCLSNLTFVHLRANSLEGSIPDAFYKSASLQTLDLGHNRLTGKLPRSLLNCSSLEFLVVEHNRIKDKFPFWLKDLPNLKVLILSSNKFYGSISPPDQGPLEFPELRIFEISDNEFTGSLPPRYFVNWKASSLTLNEDGLYMIHRTTSDGNSYFAVVETIDLRYKGLSMEQQNVVNSYAAIDFSGNRIEGHIPESIGLLKALIALNFSNNAFTGRIPLSFSNLSNLESLDLSRNQLSGTIPGGLGSLSFLAYINVSHNQLKGEIPQGTQITGQAKSSFEGNAGLCGLPLQDTCFGINAPPTQPPTQEEEKEEEEQVLNWKGVVIGYGSGVLLGLAIAQLISSYKPDWLVKIIGPNKHRHR
- the LOC108852738 gene encoding MLO-like protein 5; this encodes MAGGGGGGGDGEGPRELDQTPTWAVSTVCGVIILISIILELMLHKIGTMFERKKKKALFEALLKIKTELMVLGFISLLLTFGQNYIASLCVASKYGNAMSFCGPYDGPSGEAKKVKDTDHMQRHLLSLQRRVLAGGAPAECKKGYVPLISLNALHQVHIFIFFLAVFHVIYSAITMMLGRAKIRGWKVWEEEVVNDHEMMDDPSRFRLTHETSFVREHVNTWARNRFSFYVMCFFRQMLRSVRKSDYLTMRHGFISVHLAPGMKFNFQKYIKRSLEDDFKVVVGISPALWAFVMIFLLVDVHGWYVTAVITMIPPVLTLAIGTKLQAIISDMALEIQERHAVIQGMPLVNVSDRHFWFARPALVLHIIHFILFQNAFEITYFFWIWYEFGLRSCFHHHFILIIIRVCLGVGVQFLCSYITLPLYALVTQMGSTMKRSVFDDQTSKALKMWHRNAKKKNETSGPVPTPRPRTGGDIESAPANITASVDNKEGDQGRGPDDLLSAP